From Campylobacter upsaliensis, the proteins below share one genomic window:
- a CDS encoding replication/maintenance protein RepL: MCENFKKALEKILGKKRFELLYFLCENADENGFVMIKISELEKKLGQSKPTIIASFKFLEEKKLFKRLKNGFYQLNL, translated from the coding sequence ATGTGTGAAAATTTTAAAAAAGCTTTAGAAAAAATTCTAGGTAAAAAGCGTTTTGAATTGCTTTATTTTCTTTGTGAAAATGCTGATGAAAACGGCTTTGTGATGATTAAAATAAGTGAGTTGGAAAAAAAGCTTGGGCAAAGTAAGCCTACCATTATCGCTTCGTTTAAATTTTTAGAAGAAAAAAAGCTTTTTAAAAGACTTAAAAACGGCTTTTATCAATTAAATTTATAA
- a CDS encoding lipid A/FlgG phosphoethanolamine transferase EptC: MKISWFQFVFLNTFLIVLLNFNGFIFVYKNLSSNQLWLTLALIIAYACLVHMILCVIFVRFLSKFFSIILLITAGMSAYFMQSYGVLIDSDMLRNVFNTDTKEAFDLVNIPLILLVLGLIIVSFLILKTTIFYPPFKKQLGVRLLNIFLAFGIFCAVFLPLTKSFVPFFRTYSEMRMYNVPFYQFYALFRYYQIYLAPKAELKILSNEAYRENNTTKRNLVLVIGETARAANYSLGGYKNQTNLATPHEGVVYFDKVSSCGTSTAISLPCMFSASKKNDFSNKTYEENLLDFVDKMGVNTTWLDNNSGGCQGVCQRLKQTHIFKEEYDGFLIEELKKTLINLDTANFIIVHLQGSHGPAYYKRYPKEFEKFTPTCDTNELSKCTPEQIANTYDNTILYTDWVVEEMIDELKTIKDYQNTLIYISDHGESLGENGIYLHGLPYAIAPKTQTHIPMILWSNDENLQNIALKHRNLATSHDSIFSTILGYFEIKTPFYEEEFDFLNLKFGEKK; encoded by the coding sequence TTGAAAATTTCTTGGTTTCAATTTGTATTTTTAAATACATTTTTAATTGTTTTACTGAATTTTAACGGCTTTATTTTTGTTTATAAAAATTTATCATCCAATCAATTATGGCTAACTTTAGCCCTTATCATCGCTTATGCTTGCTTGGTGCATATGATACTTTGTGTGATTTTTGTAAGATTTTTGAGCAAATTTTTTTCTATTATTTTGCTGATTACGGCTGGTATGAGTGCTTATTTTATGCAAAGTTATGGGGTTTTAATCGATAGCGATATGCTACGCAATGTTTTTAACACAGATACTAAAGAGGCTTTTGATTTGGTTAATATACCTTTAATTTTGCTTGTTTTGGGGCTTATTATTGTTAGTTTTTTGATTTTAAAAACTACAATTTTTTATCCGCCTTTTAAAAAGCAACTTGGCGTTAGATTATTAAATATTTTCTTGGCATTTGGAATTTTTTGTGCTGTTTTTTTACCGCTGACTAAAAGCTTTGTGCCGTTTTTTAGAACTTATAGTGAAATGAGAATGTATAATGTGCCTTTTTATCAATTTTACGCCTTATTTCGCTACTATCAAATTTATCTAGCTCCTAAAGCAGAGCTTAAAATTTTAAGTAATGAAGCTTATAGGGAAAATAATACTACAAAAAGAAACCTAGTGCTTGTCATAGGAGAAACGGCAAGGGCGGCAAATTATTCTCTTGGAGGATATAAAAATCAAACTAATTTGGCAACCCCTCACGAAGGTGTGGTATATTTTGACAAAGTTTCAAGCTGCGGCACTTCTACGGCTATAAGTTTGCCTTGTATGTTTTCTGCTTCGAAAAAAAATGATTTTTCCAATAAAACTTATGAGGAAAATTTGCTAGATTTTGTAGATAAAATGGGCGTTAATACGACTTGGCTGGATAATAATTCAGGTGGTTGTCAAGGCGTTTGCCAAAGGCTTAAACAAACGCATATTTTTAAAGAAGAATATGATGGTTTTTTAATCGAAGAGCTTAAAAAAACTTTAATAAATTTAGACACGGCAAATTTTATCATCGTGCATTTGCAAGGATCACACGGACCGGCTTATTACAAACGCTATCCTAAAGAATTTGAAAAATTTACGCCCACTTGTGATACAAACGAGCTTTCAAAATGCACCCCAGAGCAAATCGCCAATACTTATGATAATACTATACTTTATACAGATTGGGTGGTCGAAGAGATGATTGACGAGCTTAAGACGATTAAAGATTATCAAAACACTCTCATTTACATTTCAGACCACGGCGAGAGTTTGGGAGAAAATGGCATATATTTGCACGGATTACCCTACGCCATAGCACCCAAAACGCAAACGCATATTCCTATGATTCTATGGAGTAATGATGAAAATTTGCAAAACATAGCCCTTAAGCATAGAAATTTAGCCACTTCACACGATAGTATTTTTAGCACGATTTTGGGTTATTTTGAGATTAAAACACCTTTTTATGAAGAAGAATTTGACTTTTTAAATCTTAAATTTGGAGAGAAAAAGTGA
- a CDS encoding exodeoxyribonuclease III translates to MKLLSWNINGLRAICDKGGLEWLREEKIDFIGFQEIKASEDKFPKKIYEFPFKHMYFNSAKRAGYSGVMSLCNFESETKKCEFFDDDEGRVLEHRFENIVLFNIYFPNGQKDEIRLNHKMKFYADFLVYLDKLLKEGKEVIICGDVNTAHKEIDLTHPKANANTSGFLPIERAWIDDLLALGFIDSFREINGEIKEKYSWWSYRMKARERNVGWRIDYFFISKGLKSKLKNAFIKDDIFGSDHAPVGIELDI, encoded by the coding sequence ATGAAATTATTATCGTGGAATATTAACGGTTTAAGGGCGATTTGTGATAAAGGCGGCTTGGAGTGGCTAAGAGAAGAAAAAATTGATTTTATAGGCTTTCAAGAAATTAAGGCGAGTGAGGATAAATTCCCTAAAAAAATTTACGAATTTCCTTTTAAGCATATGTATTTTAATTCTGCTAAAAGGGCGGGTTATTCTGGCGTAATGAGCCTTTGTAATTTTGAAAGCGAAACGAAAAAATGCGAATTTTTTGACGATGATGAGGGGAGGGTTTTAGAACATCGCTTTGAAAATATCGTGCTTTTTAATATTTATTTTCCTAATGGGCAAAAAGACGAAATTCGTTTAAATCACAAGATGAAATTTTATGCGGATTTTTTAGTCTATTTAGATAAGCTTTTAAAAGAGGGTAAAGAAGTCATCATCTGCGGCGATGTCAATACCGCTCATAAAGAAATAGACCTAACTCACCCTAAGGCAAATGCCAATACTTCAGGCTTTTTGCCTATTGAAAGGGCGTGGATTGATGATTTATTAGCACTTGGTTTCATTGATAGCTTTAGAGAAATTAACGGCGAGATTAAAGAAAAATACTCGTGGTGGTCTTATAGAATGAAGGCTAGAGAAAGAAATGTGGGCTGGAGGATTGATTATTTCTTCATCTCAAAGGGGCTAAAATCTAAACTTAAAAATGCCTTCATCAAAGATGACATTTTTGGCTCAGACCACGCTCCAGTAGGGATAGAGCTGGACATTTAA
- the mutY gene encoding A/G-specific adenine glycosylase, with protein sequence MQKEMIEKLQKNLLKWYENNGRKTLPWRNLQNDVNRAYAVYISEIMLQQTQVKVVLERFYFPFLQKFPTLLSLANAKEDELLKAWQGLGYYSRARNLKKAARQCVAEFGGLLPRKKDDLLKLCGIGAYTAGAVACFGYDACESFVDANISRILKRLFALENPTQKELEFRAKLLLNAKEPFNHNQALLDVGALLCLSKNPKCKLCPLNAFCKGKNTPELYTKSPKKRYENLELDLVFLEFGGKFALEKSTKKLYKGLYNFPFKENLKPYKARFLGEFKHTYTKYKLKIKIYHQILQKENMEFEFKSLEELENLALSNLSLKALQIFKAQNAF encoded by the coding sequence ATGCAAAAAGAGATGATAGAAAAATTACAAAAAAATTTACTCAAATGGTATGAAAATAACGGACGCAAAACGCTTCCTTGGAGAAATTTACAAAATGATGTAAATAGAGCTTACGCCGTTTATATTAGTGAAATAATGCTTCAACAAACGCAAGTTAAGGTCGTTTTAGAAAGATTTTATTTCCCTTTTTTACAAAAATTCCCCACGCTTTTAAGCCTTGCAAATGCTAAAGAAGACGAACTTTTAAAGGCTTGGCAGGGACTTGGTTATTACTCAAGGGCTAGAAATTTAAAAAAGGCAGCAAGGCAGTGTGTGGCGGAATTTGGCGGGCTTTTACCGCGTAAAAAAGACGATTTGCTAAAATTATGCGGAATAGGAGCTTACACTGCTGGGGCGGTGGCTTGCTTTGGTTATGATGCGTGTGAGAGCTTTGTCGATGCGAATATTAGCCGTATTTTAAAACGCCTTTTTGCCTTAGAAAATCCTACGCAAAAAGAGCTTGAATTTAGAGCCAAACTTCTTTTAAACGCAAAAGAACCTTTTAATCATAATCAAGCCTTACTTGATGTGGGTGCTTTGCTTTGTCTGTCTAAAAATCCAAAATGTAAGCTTTGTCCACTAAATGCTTTTTGTAAGGGTAAAAATACGCCTGAACTTTACACAAAAAGCCCTAAAAAACGCTACGAAAATTTAGAACTTGATTTAGTTTTTTTAGAATTTGGAGGTAAATTTGCCCTTGAAAAAAGCACAAAAAAGCTTTATAAGGGGCTTTATAATTTCCCTTTTAAAGAGAACTTAAAACCCTATAAAGCAAGGTTTTTAGGGGAATTTAAGCATACTTATACAAAATATAAATTAAAGATTAAAATTTATCATCAAATCTTACAAAAAGAAAATATGGAATTTGAGTTTAAAAGCTTAGAGGAGCTTGAAAATTTAGCCCTTTCAAACCTTTCTTTAAAGGCTTTACAAATCTTTAAGGCTCAAAATGCGTTTTAA
- a CDS encoding SIMPL domain-containing protein, translated as MLTFFKGLGVGFLCLLLFVAGVVFNVEFLGKEANSNVMQLSTQIEAYTKLKPDTYEAEINFWANEKLSTTLNLSEAEKEQISQSFKEILARSAKDNFCTGGAYSLEENYSYENNLKVPKGQRLNATLQCEIKGENLNAFNAFLKDLNDIVAKSEFIGVSTPALVAVYSKETQRNATEKLNDELLNKAYEYEKAYSTKLNKKCVLTEFSFNQNGMARNFQGVMMSAKSLENDTVSLPLTKEEELNARANLLFTCK; from the coding sequence ATGCTAACATTTTTTAAGGGTTTAGGCGTAGGATTTTTGTGTCTCTTGCTTTTTGTGGCGGGAGTTGTTTTTAATGTCGAGTTTTTGGGTAAAGAAGCGAATTCTAATGTAATGCAACTTAGCACACAAATTGAAGCTTATACGAAGTTAAAGCCCGATACTTACGAAGCTGAAATTAATTTTTGGGCAAATGAAAAATTAAGCACGACACTTAATTTAAGCGAGGCAGAAAAGGAGCAAATTTCACAAAGTTTTAAAGAAATTCTAGCAAGAAGTGCGAAAGATAATTTTTGCACAGGCGGAGCTTATAGTTTGGAGGAAAATTATTCTTATGAAAATAATTTAAAAGTTCCTAAAGGACAGAGGCTAAACGCCACTTTACAATGTGAGATAAAGGGCGAAAATTTAAACGCCTTTAATGCTTTTTTAAAGGATCTTAATGACATCGTTGCAAAAAGCGAATTTATCGGCGTTTCGACACCTGCCTTAGTGGCGGTTTATTCTAAAGAAACGCAAAGAAACGCAACAGAAAAGTTAAACGATGAGCTTTTAAACAAGGCTTATGAGTATGAAAAGGCTTATTCTACTAAACTTAATAAAAAATGCGTTTTAACGGAATTTAGTTTTAATCAAAATGGTATGGCAAGGAATTTTCAAGGCGTGATGATGAGTGCGAAAAGCTTGGAAAATGATACTGTGTCATTGCCTTTAACTAAAGAAGAAGAATTAAACGCTAGAGCAAATTTACTCTTTACTTGCAAATAA
- a CDS encoding carbonic anhydrase has translation MENLISGAIKFMQEDFKEHSALFESLKNKQNPHTLFIGCSDSRVIPNLITNTGPGELFVIRNIANIVPPYRVGEDYLATTSAIEYALTSLQIKNIVVCGHSNCGGCNALYSSEEELEKVPNVKKWLTMLEPIKKDVLLFSNNDLAMRSWLTEKLNLVNSLQNILTYPGVEKALNEGKIEVHAWYYIIETGEIYEYDFKAKIFTLIQNRRNV, from the coding sequence ATGGAAAATCTTATTAGCGGTGCAATTAAATTTATGCAAGAAGACTTTAAGGAGCATTCTGCACTTTTTGAAAGCTTAAAAAATAAGCAAAATCCTCATACACTTTTTATAGGCTGTTCGGACTCTAGAGTGATACCTAATCTCATCACAAATACAGGTCCAGGAGAGCTTTTTGTCATAAGAAATATCGCCAATATCGTCCCGCCTTACCGCGTAGGAGAGGATTATTTAGCTACAACCTCAGCGATAGAATACGCACTTACAAGCTTACAAATTAAAAACATTGTCGTTTGTGGGCATAGTAATTGTGGGGGGTGCAATGCACTTTATAGCAGCGAAGAAGAATTGGAAAAAGTGCCAAATGTCAAAAAATGGCTCACTATGCTAGAGCCTATCAAAAAAGATGTTTTACTTTTTTCTAACAATGATTTAGCAATGCGTTCTTGGCTAACTGAAAAGCTTAATTTAGTCAATTCTTTGCAAAATATCCTTACTTATCCCGGAGTTGAAAAAGCTTTAAATGAAGGGAAAATCGAGGTGCATGCGTGGTATTACATCATCGAAACGGGTGAAATTTATGAATATGACTTTAAGGCTAAAATTTTTACCCTAATTCAAAATAGGAGAAATGTATGA
- a CDS encoding diacylglycerol kinase — MKPKYSFFANTKYALQGFLALLQFEKSFKIELFIIIPALILNYFLPLTLMEHLFLAGVLVLILITEALNSAIEACVDLITNKWHEKAKMAKDCGSAAVFFAIIFALFSWGVILFKVFYV; from the coding sequence GTGAAGCCAAAATACTCCTTTTTTGCTAATACAAAATACGCCTTGCAAGGTTTCTTAGCCTTACTTCAATTTGAAAAATCTTTTAAAATAGAGCTTTTTATCATAATCCCCGCTTTGATTTTAAATTATTTTTTACCTCTTACTTTAATGGAGCATCTGTTTTTAGCAGGGGTTTTGGTGCTAATACTCATCACAGAAGCCTTAAATTCGGCGATTGAAGCCTGTGTGGATTTAATAACTAATAAATGGCACGAAAAGGCTAAAATGGCTAAGGACTGCGGAAGTGCGGCTGTGTTTTTTGCTATTATTTTTGCTTTATTTTCTTGGGGGGTGATTTTATTTAAGGTTTTTTATGTGTGA
- a CDS encoding radical SAM/SPASM domain-containing protein, which produces MRFKKIYIELSDICGLKCEFCPSQKARRGVLSLQDFEKIAMQICERAEIFTFHLLGDPLILDNLEQFLSIAKAYKMRLEITTSGFYLSEKNQNLLLDYENIHQINFSLAAFFSQKNLDLNAYLKPILKLCERHFKCKNSSFINLRLWNFNMDFKAPKENEAIYELLRRSFEGKFNFQMSKIRLQRHIILHQARRFTWPSLNAPFVSKKGFCYALKEQVGILSDGTLVPCCLDSGGAINLGNVLENSFQNLLETKKFLDLKQGFERGERLENLCQRCEFFKAKI; this is translated from the coding sequence ATGCGTTTTAAAAAAATTTACATAGAATTAAGCGATATTTGCGGACTTAAATGCGAATTTTGCCCTTCTCAAAAAGCACGAAGAGGCGTTTTATCCTTGCAAGATTTTGAAAAAATTGCTATGCAAATTTGTGAAAGGGCTGAAATTTTTACCTTTCATCTTTTGGGAGACCCTTTGATTTTAGATAATTTAGAGCAGTTTTTAAGCATAGCTAAGGCTTATAAAATGAGACTTGAAATCACAACAAGCGGATTTTATCTCAGTGAGAAAAATCAAAATTTGCTTTTAGATTATGAAAATATCCATCAAATAAATTTTTCTCTTGCCGCTTTTTTTTCGCAAAAAAATCTCGATTTAAACGCCTATTTAAAGCCTATTTTAAAGCTTTGCGAGAGACATTTTAAGTGTAAAAATTCAAGTTTTATTAATTTAAGATTATGGAATTTTAATATGGATTTTAAAGCACCTAAAGAAAATGAAGCGATTTATGAGCTTTTAAGACGAAGTTTTGAGGGGAAATTTAATTTTCAAATGTCAAAAATTCGCCTTCAAAGGCATATCATATTGCACCAAGCAAGGCGTTTTACTTGGCCTAGTTTAAACGCTCCTTTTGTTTCTAAAAAGGGCTTTTGCTACGCTTTAAAAGAGCAGGTGGGGATTTTAAGCGATGGCACACTTGTGCCTTGCTGTTTGGATAGTGGCGGAGCGATTAATTTGGGTAATGTGCTTGAAAATTCCTTTCAAAATCTGCTAGAAACAAAAAAATTTTTAGACTTAAAACAGGGCTTTGAAAGAGGAGAAAGACTAGAAAATTTATGCCAAAGATGTGAATTTTTTAAGGCGAAAATTTGA
- a CDS encoding fumarylacetoacetate hydrolase family protein yields MKFVHFLWNGERHLGVLNAENKVICFKHLGIKTNDMNAFIIHYDEFKNKLIDLNAHPAIEVPKEKLLAPITEPLQDIICLGINFLDHAKESAKFKGENFEERKYPVYFGKRVNFASAPYGKIPLHSGVTNQLDYECELAFILAKDAYKIKADEAKNYIFGYTIINEISARDLQAKHKQFYRAKSLEGSTIMGPCIVSIDELSYPPKLQLKSYVNGELRQDDNTKNFIFDIAYVLEELSAGMRLKAGTIISMGTPSGVGMGLNPPQFLKDQDEVRCEIEKIGTLCNIIDKNL; encoded by the coding sequence ATGAAATTTGTGCATTTTTTATGGAACGGCGAAAGGCATTTAGGTGTGCTAAATGCTGAAAATAAAGTCATTTGCTTTAAACATTTGGGTATTAAAACAAATGATATGAACGCATTTATTATCCATTATGATGAATTTAAAAATAAGCTTATTGATCTTAATGCACATCCAGCCATAGAAGTGCCAAAAGAAAAGCTTTTAGCCCCTATAACAGAGCCTTTGCAAGATATTATTTGTCTTGGGATTAATTTTTTAGACCACGCAAAAGAATCGGCGAAATTTAAGGGTGAGAATTTTGAAGAGAGAAAATACCCTGTATATTTTGGCAAAAGGGTTAATTTTGCAAGTGCGCCTTATGGCAAAATTCCTTTACATAGTGGAGTAACAAATCAGCTTGATTATGAGTGTGAATTAGCCTTTATCTTGGCTAAGGACGCTTATAAAATCAAAGCAGACGAGGCGAAAAATTATATCTTTGGCTATACTATCATTAATGAAATTTCAGCTAGAGATTTACAAGCTAAGCATAAGCAGTTTTACCGTGCAAAAAGTTTGGAGGGTAGCACCATAATGGGTCCTTGTATAGTAAGTATTGATGAGCTTTCCTACCCGCCAAAACTTCAGCTTAAAAGCTATGTTAATGGCGAGTTAAGGCAAGATGATAATACAAAAAATTTCATCTTTGACATCGCTTATGTTTTAGAGGAATTAAGTGCCGGTATGCGTTTAAAGGCTGGAACTATCATCTCAATGGGAACGCCAAGTGGGGTTGGTATGGGGCTTAATCCGCCGCAATTTTTAAAAGATCAAGATGAAGTGCGTTGCGAAATCGAAAAAATCGGCACACTTTGCAATATTATCGATAAGAACTTATAA
- a CDS encoding mechanosensitive ion channel family protein yields MKKIFLALFLSFFSFSFALSSDLTENNKNVRTENNLFNLVQSYVELNVKIKEYAQTSDTNSSTYKQIIEELNNEKQKILSRIPEIIVSQEIDQKNVELFLQKKEELKKLKNKSPKQSFIYINTSLDLLYLQILEEFYKALAELKELFKNAASSEDMIKLIDASMENLQMFVNADFSPYKDKITNTAELETINTKETLIKNTFSSYSEILKYLRTNARLLESNYLFSALGLQIWIDKINSFFNIGFLNVGKIVISLLVLVFFMSLRRFFSHIVYFFLVKLIYRGRANVDDIKTMFIENIKKPVGFLLVVYAISLCLTIAFYPAPMNLGLSNTFYIIYAIFIAWLILTILDGYGMVLISKLAQKSGKKEVVNLIIKILYFVIIVIALLFILAQLGFNISAIIASLGIGGLAVALAAKDIIANFFASILLLFDNSFNQGDWVEVSGVEGTVVETGLRKTTIRTFDNSLVFLPNSVIMGANIKNWSKRRIGRHIKMYLGVGYDATPEKLEACVKDLKELLSTSALVAHPEDSALKYGDSSAKYRQNLVSINDLEGYKNACYVGLSDFGESSINIEIYFYTKAITADGFRDARQALMLEFMRIVEKNGLSFAFPSRSIYIENLPPLDKAFKV; encoded by the coding sequence ATGAAAAAAATCTTTTTAGCACTCTTTCTTTCTTTTTTTTCTTTTTCTTTTGCTCTAAGTAGCGACTTAACAGAAAATAATAAAAATGTAAGAACAGAAAATAATCTTTTCAATCTCGTTCAAAGCTATGTCGAGCTAAATGTCAAAATAAAAGAATACGCTCAAACAAGCGATACAAATTCAAGCACTTATAAACAAATCATCGAAGAATTAAATAATGAAAAACAGAAAATTCTCTCAAGAATCCCAGAAATCATAGTCTCGCAAGAAATCGATCAAAAAAATGTCGAGCTTTTTTTACAAAAAAAAGAAGAATTGAAAAAGCTTAAAAATAAAAGTCCTAAACAAAGCTTTATCTACATTAATACCAGTCTTGATTTGCTTTATTTGCAAATTTTAGAGGAATTTTATAAGGCACTTGCTGAGCTTAAGGAGCTATTTAAAAATGCCGCAAGTAGCGAGGATATGATTAAGCTTATTGACGCAAGTATGGAAAATTTGCAAATGTTTGTCAATGCAGATTTTTCTCCTTATAAGGATAAAATCACAAACACAGCAGAGCTTGAAACAATCAACACAAAAGAAACGCTCATCAAAAATACCTTTAGCTCATATAGCGAAATTTTAAAATATCTTAGAACTAACGCAAGGCTTTTAGAAAGCAACTATCTCTTTAGTGCTTTAGGACTTCAAATTTGGATTGATAAAATCAATTCTTTTTTTAATATAGGATTTCTTAATGTCGGTAAAATCGTCATATCCTTGCTTGTTTTAGTCTTTTTTATGTCGCTTAGGAGATTTTTCTCTCACATTGTTTATTTTTTTCTTGTGAAGTTAATTTATCGTGGCAGGGCAAATGTCGATGACATTAAAACGATGTTTATAGAAAATATCAAAAAGCCTGTGGGTTTTTTGCTTGTTGTTTATGCTATTAGTCTTTGTCTTACCATAGCTTTTTATCCAGCGCCTATGAATTTAGGACTTAGCAATACTTTTTACATCATTTATGCGATTTTTATCGCTTGGCTTATTTTGACTATTTTAGACGGCTATGGTATGGTTTTAATCTCAAAACTTGCCCAAAAAAGCGGTAAAAAAGAAGTTGTCAATCTCATCATTAAAATTTTATATTTTGTTATTATCGTTATCGCTCTTTTGTTTATCTTAGCACAGCTTGGCTTTAATATTTCAGCCATCATCGCTTCACTAGGAATTGGTGGTTTAGCCGTAGCCTTAGCGGCGAAAGATATTATCGCAAATTTCTTTGCGTCTATACTGCTTTTATTTGATAATAGCTTTAATCAAGGTGATTGGGTTGAAGTTTCAGGCGTGGAAGGCACGGTTGTAGAAACTGGGCTTAGAAAAACGACTATTAGAACCTTTGACAATTCTTTAGTTTTTTTACCAAATTCAGTTATTATGGGAGCAAATATCAAAAACTGGAGTAAAAGACGCATAGGACGCCATATTAAAATGTATTTGGGCGTGGGCTATGACGCTACTCCTGAAAAATTAGAAGCTTGCGTTAAAGACCTTAAAGAGCTTTTAAGCACAAGCGCTTTAGTCGCTCACCCTGAAGATAGTGCTTTAAAATATGGCGATAGCTCCGCTAAATATAGGCAAAATCTCGTCTCCATTAACGACCTTGAGGGCTATAAAAATGCTTGTTATGTAGGGCTTAGTGATTTTGGAGAAAGTAGTATTAATATAGAAATTTATTTTTACACAAAAGCCATTACAGCAGATGGTTTTAGAGACGCAAGACAAGCTTTAATGCTCGAATTTATGCGTATTGTAGAAAAAAATGGATTAAGCTTTGCTTTCCCAAGTAGAAGCATTTATATAGAAAATTTACCCCCACTTGATAAGGCTTTTAAAGTATGA